GGTCCATAAGACCCGCAAACTATAAAAATTATCTTTTCATAAAAATAATCTATATTTTTTGATTTTCAAGTTAGTACATATTTTATATATTTATTCAAATTTTTAATTTTAGGTCGTGAAATTTAACAAAAATCACTTGTTAGTATTGCATACTATCAAATTAAATTTATGAGCAGTCAAAAAACTACTTCTTATGGTAAAATATTATATAGCAAAAATTATTTATAATTTTGATTTAAACCATACTTTTAAAATAAAATTTTTTTTTCTGGGAAAAAAATTTCTACTATAATAAATTTTGTATCATTTTTTGGGAAAAATTAAGTAGGCAATAAGGCGAAAAAATGTAAATTCGTGTCAAAAAATGAAAAAAGGACAAATATGGCAAGAGAGATTATAGACCTTGAAAAATCTCGTTCTACGAGTGCCAGGCTTTACAATCGTACGCAAGAGATAGTAGATAGCCAAACAGGTGAAGTAAAAACGATAGTAACAAGCTTTTTGCAAAAAGAACAGTCAAAAGACGCATTTATAAAAGTATTTGTTGAAAACTTAGACTTTTTAGTTGAAAATCTTTCAAACAATGCTAGAACGGTTTTTTTAGTGATGATAAAAAATGTCAATTATAAAAACATCTTTAAATATGATAGTGATTTTGTCAAATACTTTGAAGAAAGAAAGATCCTAGCAAAATCAAGTGTATATCGTGCACTGAAAGAGTTAGAAGATAAGCAGGCAATTTTTAAAATCAGTGAAAATGACAAGGATAAATTCGACATTATAGGTAAAAACTCATTTATGCTCAACCCACAAATCGTAGGCAAAGGCTCAATAAAAGACCTCAAACAGCTAAGACAAACGACTGTTAAAACATTTAATTTCGAAACACTTGAGATGACAAAAGAAATTTTAACTGACGCAGCCTATGATGGATTTGACAAGGTTTTGGCAGCCCCCGATGATTTTCAAATCGATAGCGTAAAACAGATCCAACATTCAGCAAATAAGAGTGAGACTGAGATCGTGATATCAAAAAAACATGATGAGGAGCCAGCCGAGGACAAGCCAGAAGCCATCGAGGTAAAATCTGAAACAACAAATGAAGCAGCAAGCGGCGTAGAGAGCGATATTGCTGATATTATGAAATTTGTTGGAGCGTTTAAGGGTGATTTTAAAGGTGATGCTAAGTCACTTAGGGCTGCTAAATCAGACGAACTAAACCAAAGGGATGAATAATGAAAGTCTTTTTTGACCTAAATATTATTATTGATATTATTGATACTGATAGAGCAAATAACCAAAAAGCTGTTGCACTCATGCAAAATTTAATGCGAAATGGCACTAATATTGTTATTAGTGAAGATAGTATTAGCACACTTTATTACAATTTACGTCATTCAAAGCAAAAACAGCTTATATTGCTTGACTTTCTAGAAGTGATAACTCAAAAATGGCAGCTAGCAAGCTTTGGTGTCGAAACAATAAAGAAGGCTATAAAGTACTCTAAAAATTCTAACGCCGACTTGGAGGATGCATTGCAATACTTTTGCGCAGATAAAGAAGGCTGCGAAGTTATATACACGTGCGATAAAAACTTCCCAAAAATTGCTATTGCTGTAAAAAATTATGATTAATTATAATTTCTTGGGAAAAATTTTGCTAGTGTGGTTAAATTTTTCCCACACAGAAAACCATTTTTCCCAGGCATGGGAAAATATAAAATGGCTACGGTCCACGAAATTACCGCACTTTAAGACCATTTTTTATAGCGTTTTCCCTTCTTATTCTTTTCTTTTTGCCAAAATCAAAAATAAGGTAAATCAAAAGTAAATAACTTTTGAACTTTTATAATTGTGCTATTAATTTTTTGCAAGCAAAAAATTCGCACAAAATAAAACACCAAAAAAGAAAGACTAATGTCATTAGTTTATTTATGGTCTTTGATTTTTCTTTACTGTAAAGTACTTTTTTACAAATGGAGGGCAGTGTTTGTTTCTTTTTTTGGGAAAAAATTTTATATAAGATCAAATTTTGTGTTTTTTTGGGAGATTTTTTATTTCATTAAGAGATAATATTCGTGTTGTTGATTATGTTTTTATATCCTGATCGATGCTACTTATTTTTACAAGATTATAAAAGTGTCATTGTAAAGAGGGATATAGAAACTTAGTATAATAACAAGGAAGAATTTGTTTATTTTAAATTTTATAATATTATTATAAAGATATTATAATAATATTTTATTACTATGAATATGATAGGTTTTTAATATGCCAAGGAAAAGAAAAAAAATTTATATTGATGTACCCTACTCTCTAAAAAATACTGCAAAAACAATGGGGGCTATGTGGAATAGTGACGAAAAAAGATGGTTTATTTATGATACTTTTGATTTTGAGGCATTAGTAAAGTTACTTGAAGAAAATAAAAAAGAAGGAGCTAGTAAAAAAACTGTACTATCAGATGGTATTACAAAGTTTAAAGTGCCTTGTTTTCAAAAATATCAAATTGATATTACTGACATATCTTTAAAATTTAAAGTCGCCTTAAATGCGGCTGGGCTTGAAGTAGACACACCAATAATGGATGGAAATTTGCGACGTGTTAAAGTAAATGGCGATAAGGGTGCGCAAAAAAGTGGTGCGTATGTTGGTTATTTAGATGGTACACCAGCCGGGTTTATACAAAATTTTAAAACTGGGTTTATTAGTAATTGGAAATATGAGAAATTAGACATATTACCCTATTCCGATGAACTTATTTATGGTAAAAAAACTCAGAATTTAGCAAATGACAATACAGTTTTTATTCAAAGGCAGTTACAAAGAGAGAATGAATTAGAAGACGAATATAAAAAAACAGCTAAAATTTTACTTGATGAGTTTTTGTCTGCAAATTTTGCTGCTTTAGACCATGCCTATTTTGTTAGGAAAAGAGTATATAAAAACTATGGTTTGAAACAGGATAGATTTGGAAATCTTCTTATGCCACTTTTTGATATCAACGAAAAATTTTGGTCGCTTCAACGGATATTTCCAAATGGAAATAAGATGATAGGCGCCCTACTTTCAAATGAGCAAAAGAAAAATGGTGAAAAACTTCTTGCTAAGAAGCGAGGAAATTTTTTTATTATAAGTGATGACATGGATCTTTATAATAAAAATTCAGCTAAACTTAATATTGAGGCTTTATTAAAATATAATAAAATTTATATATGTGAAGGTTTTGCCACTGCAACAAGCGTTCATGAAGCTTGTAAGATGCCTGTAATAGTTGGACTTGATGTGGGCAATTTAGAATTTGTAGTTCAGAATTTTTCTACAAGGTTTTGTAATATACGCATCATAATTGCTGCTGATAATGATGCTAAAAAAGAAAAAAAGAGTGGGTTTAATATTGGAAAAGATAAAGCAATGCAGATTAAAAATAATTTTAAAAATGTAAGTGTCTGTATTCCAAATTTTAATGATACAGAAATTTCTAGTGGATATAGTGACTTTAATGATTTGTATAATAGCAGAGGAATTGACGAAGTAGGGCGTCAATTAGAAATATTATTATAATATCTAAAATATACTTATATAATATTATTTTTATATGATTTAGATATTATAATAATATTATATAAAATAATAATGCTTTCTATCGTGATTTGAAAATTATGTATCGTTTTTGTGGTTGTATTGCCTGCTAATAAATACCTATTTTTATTTTTTGTATAGAGGGTTACTAATTAATTATATCTTTTATCATAGCAGAATAAGTATTCTCAAATTTGTGTTTTGTGTATTAATATTTATAATTCTTATCTATACTCCTAACTAAAGAGATTATATGAAATAAATATTATAATAATATGATAATAATATTTATATAAAAATATATAGATATGAAAAAGATATTTTTATGATATAATTCCACAAAAAGAAAAGGATTAAAAATGGTCATATCTATCGTAAATGAAAAGGGCGGTAGTGGCAAAACTACACTCGCTGTAAATTTAGCAGCTAGGCTATCAGAGGATGGAGATAATGTCCTTTTA
This region of Campylobacter concisus genomic DNA includes:
- a CDS encoding toprim domain-containing protein; translated protein: MPRKRKKIYIDVPYSLKNTAKTMGAMWNSDEKRWFIYDTFDFEALVKLLEENKKEGASKKTVLSDGITKFKVPCFQKYQIDITDISLKFKVALNAAGLEVDTPIMDGNLRRVKVNGDKGAQKSGAYVGYLDGTPAGFIQNFKTGFISNWKYEKLDILPYSDELIYGKKTQNLANDNTVFIQRQLQRENELEDEYKKTAKILLDEFLSANFAALDHAYFVRKRVYKNYGLKQDRFGNLLMPLFDINEKFWSLQRIFPNGNKMIGALLSNEQKKNGEKLLAKKRGNFFIISDDMDLYNKNSAKLNIEALLKYNKIYICEGFATATSVHEACKMPVIVGLDVGNLEFVVQNFSTRFCNIRIIIAADNDAKKEKKSGFNIGKDKAMQIKNNFKNVSVCIPNFNDTEISSGYSDFNDLYNSRGIDEVGRQLEILL
- a CDS encoding type II toxin-antitoxin system VapC family toxin, producing the protein MKVFFDLNIIIDIIDTDRANNQKAVALMQNLMRNGTNIVISEDSISTLYYNLRHSKQKQLILLDFLEVITQKWQLASFGVETIKKAIKYSKNSNADLEDALQYFCADKEGCEVIYTCDKNFPKIAIAVKNYD